One region of Nitrosopumilaceae archaeon genomic DNA includes:
- a CDS encoding TIGR00269 family protein, with protein sequence MKCDRCDNMAAYSRKYSGENLCADCFSNSILQKTTRAISKYNMIKNGDVVGVAVSGGKDSLSLLHILKKMSESHNFEIKAITIDEGIPGYRDEALEIVKNFCNNIGVEYKVFSYKDLFDITLEESLDLRENEKTSSCSICGTLRRRAIDFGAKDLGVDVVATGHNLDDVLQTFVINIISGDTNKIGWMDPDTSSNKTRKIKPFCDIYENEIVFYAFVNDIPFQSEQCPHMNEGVRTEIREFLNSLENKHSGIKNNMYKSIMRISSVVKDSNYKQRKICSKCSSECTGDICSVCSILVNLKHD encoded by the coding sequence ATGAAATGTGACAGATGTGACAATATGGCAGCATATTCCAGAAAATATTCTGGAGAAAACCTTTGTGCCGATTGCTTTTCAAATTCCATATTACAAAAAACTACAAGAGCAATATCAAAATATAACATGATAAAAAATGGCGATGTTGTTGGCGTAGCAGTATCCGGTGGAAAAGACTCACTTTCTCTTTTACACATACTTAAAAAAATGTCCGAATCGCATAATTTTGAGATCAAAGCTATAACAATAGATGAAGGAATACCTGGTTATAGAGACGAAGCACTAGAAATTGTAAAAAATTTTTGCAACAATATTGGAGTAGAGTACAAAGTATTTTCATACAAAGATCTTTTTGATATAACCTTAGAGGAATCTCTTGATCTTAGAGAAAATGAAAAAACATCTTCGTGTTCTATATGTGGAACCCTAAGGAGACGGGCAATTGATTTTGGTGCAAAAGATTTAGGTGTAGATGTAGTTGCAACAGGTCACAATCTAGATGACGTCCTTCAGACTTTTGTTATTAATATAATATCTGGCGATACAAACAAGATAGGTTGGATGGATCCCGACACATCTTCCAACAAAACTAGAAAGATAAAGCCATTTTGCGACATATATGAAAATGAGATTGTGTTTTACGCGTTTGTAAATGATATTCCTTTCCAGTCAGAACAATGTCCTCATATGAATGAAGGAGTAAGAACAGAGATACGCGAATTCTTGAATTCTTTGGAAAATAAACACAGTGGAATTAAAAATAACATGTACAAATCAATAATGAGGATTTCTTCAGTGGTTAAAGACTCTAACTACAAGCAAAGAAAAATTTGTTCCAAGTGCAGTAGTGAATGTACTGGAGATATCTGTTCAGTCTGCAGTATTCTTGTAAATCTAAAGCATGATTGA
- a CDS encoding acylphosphatase — MLQKRVHIFVKGKVQGVYFRQGMKDIAEKKNVTGWVRNLQDKRVEAVLEGKDIDVNSVIEWSHMGPPSAIVDYVEIINENYMDEFSKFEILI, encoded by the coding sequence ATGTTACAGAAACGTGTTCATATCTTTGTTAAAGGAAAAGTTCAAGGAGTTTATTTCCGACAGGGAATGAAAGATATTGCAGAAAAGAAAAATGTGACAGGTTGGGTAAGAAACCTTCAAGATAAAAGAGTAGAGGCAGTTCTTGAAGGAAAAGATATTGATGTAAATTCAGTAATAGAATGGAGTCACATGGGACCACCTAGCGCCATTGTAGATTACGTTGAAATTATAAATGAAAACTATATGGATGAATTTTCAAAATTTGAAATTCTGATCTAG
- a CDS encoding 50S ribosomal protein L2 yields MGKRPLVRRRGRGGMQFRAASTGKLLPAKYPRFALAEQREGEVIDLVHETGRDAPLAKVRFDNGAVSYFPSILGTKIGSKVQFGLNSKVSSGNVISIQNIPDGTIVSNVEKHFGDGGSIVKSAGTYATVFSHSSEGVTIKLPSGKFTTLNPQNRAMIGILAGGGTGDRPFMRAGPAWRRKRSKGHKYPIVRGVAQAAYVHPHGGGRHQHVGKSSTVSRNAPPGRKVGSIAARKTGRARIKERQ; encoded by the coding sequence TTGGGTAAACGACCTCTAGTTAGAAGACGTGGCCGAGGAGGAATGCAATTCCGTGCTGCATCTACTGGCAAGTTACTTCCAGCAAAATATCCAAGATTTGCACTCGCTGAACAACGAGAAGGCGAAGTCATAGATCTTGTTCATGAGACAGGTCGTGATGCGCCTCTTGCAAAGGTTAGATTTGATAATGGCGCTGTTTCTTATTTTCCATCAATTCTTGGTACTAAGATTGGCTCAAAAGTACAATTTGGGTTAAATTCAAAAGTTTCTTCAGGAAATGTAATTAGTATTCAAAACATTCCAGATGGAACTATCGTAAGCAATGTTGAAAAGCACTTTGGTGACGGCGGTTCTATTGTAAAATCAGCTGGAACTTATGCCACTGTATTCTCTCATAGTTCAGAAGGAGTTACAATAAAACTTCCATCTGGAAAATTTACTACACTCAATCCTCAAAATAGAGCCATGATTGGAATTCTTGCAGGTGGTGGTACTGGTGATAGACCATTCATGAGGGCAGGTCCAGCATGGAGAAGAAAACGATCTAAGGGTCACAAATATCCAATCGTAAGAGGAGTTGCACAAGCTGCTTATGTACATCCACATGGAGGAGGCAGGCACCAACATGTAGGTAAAAGTTCTACGGTATCAAGGAATGCACCGCCAGGACGCAAAGTGGGTAGCATAGCCGCTAGAAAGACTGGTAGAGCACGAATTAAAGAAAGACAATAA